GTTCAATCCAGTCATCTTTTCCCATTACATAGGCTAAAAAGAGGTTGGAAATCAGAAAGGCCATTCCATAGAAGATGGCATGCTTACTTCCTTTCTTTAGAATCTTTTCGGCATTCCATGGAGCTTTTTTTAATCGAATCTGATCGGAAGCGTCACCTTCAATCCAGTACTCTATTCTTCGGAAAACCATTTCCATGAAAATAGTTTGAGGACAGGCCCATCCGCAGAATAGTCGGCCAAAGATCGTTGTAAATAGAACAACACCCAGGATGAATGCTAACATCCCAAAAACCAATAGATGTAGGTCCTGTGGCCAAAAAGCCACGCCGAAGATGACGAATTCCCGTTCAATGACATCAATCATCAACAGAGGTTGACCATTTATTTCGATAAAAGGCCCGGAGAAGAAGAAACCCAGTAATAACAGAGCCACGATATTCCGGGCTCTGTAATACCTTCCACTCGGTTTTTTTGGATAAATCCAGTTTCTGCCACCTTTCTCATTTACGGTGGCCAGATAATCACGAAATTGATCCTGCTCTATTCGACGATCTTTAGTTTTGGACATCTTTTACAACCGATGGTTTAACTGTATCTGGTTTGGTTTTCAGAGTTTCCACACTAATTGATTTTGATTTACAATTAGGGTTTTTGCAGGTGCCGGAGCACCCTTCTTTGATTCTTATTGTATCGTTAGATGTATCCACTCTTAAACACATAACCTACTCCATGTTACATTGAACGGCTCTTGTTTCATCAACAGCCTTTGGGTTAGGAGGGTTGGTGCCCTGGATTGATGCAATGTAACTGATTAGGTCGGTCATGTCTTCATCAGCAATTGGTGCATTACTTCCATAAGGCATCATTCCTTTTTCCATGAATCCATTAGCAATATTTGTAGCTATCTCTTCGGCAGAACATCCACTGATCCAGAATTCATCGGTTAAGTTGGGTCCTACCAATCCTTCGCCAGCATTTCCATGACAGGTGAAACAAAGATTATTGGTGCTCATAAAGATTTCCTTTCCATTGGCAATGGATGCTTCATCTGTTTCAAAAACCCAGGCTACCGTTCCTGTACTTGCCTGTGGGTCATTATCTGATCCCAGTCCATACTGTTCTTCCGCTGCCGCCATCTCCAGGGCATACTGCTCATGTTGGTCCGAACCGAAATTGAACACTTCATAATAGAGCAAATACAGAACGCCCCATCCGATGGTGAAGTAGAACAACCAAAGCCACCAAACCGGCATGTGATTATCTAATTCACGAATACCATCATATTCATGATTAAGTAGTTTGTCTTGTTCATCATCTAAAATGTTCATGGCTATGAGAGTTTCTGGTTAATAGTTTCATCAGATTCTAAAGGAAGGTTTGCGGCATCATCCCAATGATGCTTTCCTGTTTTTATCAGGTATGTGATCAAAAGGACGAAAAAGGCAAAAAAGAGGAGGAGGGAGATGCTTGGAAACAACTCGATCCCTTCCATGCTTCGAAGTACTTGCTTATACATAATTAATCCTCCTGCTCATTTAAGCTTAATGGGTTGGTAGAAGGCAGTCCTTCAAAGGGATCATTATTGCCATTAATATCTGTACCCAGGCGCTGTAGGTAAGCGATTAAGGCAATGATCTGTTTCTCAGAAGTGATTTCAATTCCATCAACTTCTCCGAATCCATTTTCGCGAAGTCCGGTAGCTATTTGCTCAGCCTGAGCTCTTAAGTCTGCAATCGCCTGATCTTCATAACCCTCAGCGTAAGGAACACCTACAGCCCGAAGTGCATTTACTCGCTTAGGAATACTTTCGATATCCATGTCCTTCTCGAGCATCCACGGGTAGGCCGGCATAATAGATCCAGGTGAGGTAGAATTAGGATCATACATATGTCTCAGATGCCATGAATCTGGATATTTTCCTCCGATTCTATGTAGATCAGGACCCGTTCGTTTTGACCCCCACAGGAATGGATGATCATAAACAAACTCACCTGCTTTAGAATATTCGCCATAGCGTTCTGTTTCAGAACGGAAAGGACGGATCATCTGAGAATGACAGTTGTTACATCCTTCAGCTATGTAAATATCTCGCCCCTCGATCTCCAAAGGAGTGTAGGGTTTTACACTTTCTATAGTTGGAATATTGGAATCGATCAGAGCCGTAGGCATGTATTCAACAATACCACCTATTAGTATGGCTACCACTACCAGAAGGGTGAACTTGATAGGTCTTCCTTCCAAATTTCTGTGCCATTTTTCCTTATGACCTTCCATTGGATCGATAAGCGCAGGAGCCTGAGCTTCTTCAGAAGCCTCAAGACTTCCTTTTTGAGCGGTTTTAAGGATGTTATATACACCAACTACAGCTCCAACGATGAACAAGCTACCACCAAGTGCACGTAGTGCATACATTGGCATAATTTGGACAACAGTTTCCAGGAAGTTTGGGTACTGTAAGAAACCTTCAGCTGTGAATTGCTTCCACATTAAACTCTGAGTGATTCCACCCCAGTACATTGGGATCACATAGAAGATTGCACCAAGCGTAGCGAACCAAAAATGGATGTTAGCTAGCTTTACAGAAAACAACTTGGTCTTATAAATCTTAGGAGTGATGTAGTACAGCATGGCAAAGGTCAAACCACCATTCCATAGAAGTGCACCATTGTGAACATGACCGATGATATAGTCAGAGTAATGGGCAATTGCGTTCACATTAGCGATGGAAAGCATAGGCCCTTCAAAGGTTACCATACCATACGCAGTAACACCAACTACCAGGAATTTAAGTACGGGGTCTTCGCGAACCTTATCCCATGCTCCACGAAGGGTTAACAAACCATTCAACATACCTCCCCACGAAGGAGCAATCAGCATTAAACTGAATACAGTTCCCAATGCCTGAGCCCAACCTGGAAGAGCGGTATATAGCAGGTGATGCGGCCCCGCCCAGATATAAATAAAGATCAACGACCAGAAGTGAACAATGGACAATCGATATGAGAAGATCGGACGATTTGCTGCCTTAGGAATGAAGTAATACATGATTCCCAGGAAGGGGGTAGTCAGGAAAAAGGCCACGGCATTGTGGCCATACCACCATTGAACGAGGGCATCCTGAACACCTGCATACAAAGAATAGCTCTTTAGCATAGTAGCAGGTACTTCAAAGGAGTTAACTACGTGGAGTACAGCTACTGTCACGAAAGTAGCGATATAGAACCAAATAGCTACATAGATATGCTTTTCACGGCGCTTCATGATCGTCATGATCATATTCACCCCAAATACCACCCAAATTAGTGTAATGGCGATATCAATAGGCCATTCCAGTTCCGCATATTCCTTACTGGTAGTTATCCCGAAAGGAAGGGTTAGTACTGCTGAAAGAATGATGATCTGCCATCCCCAAAAATGAATTTTACTTAGTAAGGGACTCCACATGGGAGTTTTACAAAGTCGGGGTAGTGAGTAGTAAACCCCGTAGAAGATGGCATTTCCAGCAAATGCAAAGATTACTGCATTTGTATGAAGTGGCCTTAATCGCCCATAAGACAGCTCAGGAATAAATCCAAGGAAGTCTGGGAAAATAAGCTTTAGGGCGACAATTAATCCTACAAGGAAGCCGATGATCCCGAAAATCATCGAGGCGAGCCCGAAATTGCGAACTATTTTATTGTCATAATGAAAAGTGTCCATTGATATGACCTAGTCAGTTTTATTAGTTAGTGTTTTATGTTCTTTTGATGGAGGTTCATCATTGAATAGCATTCTAATGGAGGGAGTTTGAGGGTCGTCGAATTGCCCCGTTTTAACCGCCCAGAAGAATGCTCCCAAAAAGGTGAGAGCGACGAGCAAGCTGAATATGATGAGTACTACTATTACGCCCATGACTTCAGCCCCATTTGCCTTGCTTTTACCCTTGTGGCAATAGTGGTAAATGCCATAATCGTAATTGAACTTAGTGGCATAAGAATAGCTGCTACTAAAGGTGATAAATGTCCCGTAATTGCAAACCCCAGCCCGGTTAGGTTGTATGCCAGGGAAAGGACAAAGCTTGCGATAATGATCTTGAAACAAACCTTTCCAAAATCAACAAATTCACTCAAATCTTTCAATGCACTTGCATCTACAATAGCATCGCAGGCTGGAGAAAAGGAGCTCTTATCGTCAGAGACAGCGATTCCAAAATTGCTAGCTGTTAACGCTCCTGCATCATTTAAACCATCACCAATCATAGTGATATGAGAATCATCGTTCTTTAATGACTGAACAAACTCAAGCTTCTGGATAGGGGATTGATTGAAGTTCATAGAACTCCAGTGTCCGAAATCTTCTAGTAGGGTGGACTTTTCGTACTCATTATCTCCGGATAATAAATGGAGAGGGTATTCTTCTGAATGCAGATCATTAAGTAATTCAGTTAGTCCATTTCTGATGCTATGATGGATTTGATAGAAGCCTTTGTATTCTCCATTGATAGCAATGTGAACCATGGATCCCTTTCTAGGTTCTTGTGCTCTTACTCCTTCCCAATTAGAAAGCTGTTCCTCAAGGAAGGATGCACTTCCTATCAATACAGGAGTACCTTCGATAGATGCGTCAATACCTTTACCCTGAATTTCATAGTAATAGGAAGGCTCAAGTGAAACCAGATTAGTGA
This genomic window from Balneola sp. contains:
- the ccoS gene encoding cbb3-type cytochrome oxidase assembly protein CcoS — translated: MGVIVVLIIFSLLVALTFLGAFFWAVKTGQFDDPQTPSIRMLFNDEPPSKEHKTLTNKTD
- a CDS encoding CcoQ/FixQ family Cbb3-type cytochrome c oxidase assembly chaperone, giving the protein MYKQVLRSMEGIELFPSISLLLFFAFFVLLITYLIKTGKHHWDDAANLPLESDETINQKLS
- the ccoN gene encoding cytochrome-c oxidase, cbb3-type subunit I, which produces MDTFHYDNKIVRNFGLASMIFGIIGFLVGLIVALKLIFPDFLGFIPELSYGRLRPLHTNAVIFAFAGNAIFYGVYYSLPRLCKTPMWSPLLSKIHFWGWQIIILSAVLTLPFGITTSKEYAELEWPIDIAITLIWVVFGVNMIMTIMKRREKHIYVAIWFYIATFVTVAVLHVVNSFEVPATMLKSYSLYAGVQDALVQWWYGHNAVAFFLTTPFLGIMYYFIPKAANRPIFSYRLSIVHFWSLIFIYIWAGPHHLLYTALPGWAQALGTVFSLMLIAPSWGGMLNGLLTLRGAWDKVREDPVLKFLVVGVTAYGMVTFEGPMLSIANVNAIAHYSDYIIGHVHNGALLWNGGLTFAMLYYITPKIYKTKLFSVKLANIHFWFATLGAIFYVIPMYWGGITQSLMWKQFTAEGFLQYPNFLETVVQIMPMYALRALGGSLFIVGAVVGVYNILKTAQKGSLEASEEAQAPALIDPMEGHKEKWHRNLEGRPIKFTLLVVVAILIGGIVEYMPTALIDSNIPTIESVKPYTPLEIEGRDIYIAEGCNNCHSQMIRPFRSETERYGEYSKAGEFVYDHPFLWGSKRTGPDLHRIGGKYPDSWHLRHMYDPNSTSPGSIMPAYPWMLEKDMDIESIPKRVNALRAVGVPYAEGYEDQAIADLRAQAEQIATGLRENGFGEVDGIEITSEKQIIALIAYLQRLGTDINGNNDPFEGLPSTNPLSLNEQED